Proteins found in one Amycolatopsis umgeniensis genomic segment:
- a CDS encoding GNAT family N-acetyltransferase: protein MRVFLETERLLLRQFTGADADDLFALYDDPEVMRYLNGGKPADRAEIEELDLPAFLGYYERFPGYGFWAAIEKSGGAFLGWFHFRPLRGHHTDDPELGYRLNRSSWGKGYATEGSLALLEKGFTEFGARRIWAATMAVNLGSRRVMEKIGMRHVRTYHETFEDPIPGTEEGEVEYAITLEEWEARTHP, encoded by the coding sequence ATGCGTGTCTTCCTGGAGACGGAGCGGCTCCTGCTGCGGCAGTTCACCGGCGCCGACGCCGACGACCTGTTCGCGCTCTACGACGACCCCGAAGTCATGCGGTACCTCAATGGGGGCAAGCCCGCCGACAGGGCGGAGATCGAAGAACTCGACCTTCCCGCCTTTCTCGGTTACTACGAGCGTTTCCCCGGTTACGGGTTCTGGGCGGCGATCGAGAAATCAGGCGGGGCTTTCCTGGGGTGGTTCCATTTCCGCCCGCTGCGCGGTCATCACACCGACGATCCCGAACTGGGTTACCGGCTGAACCGCTCGTCCTGGGGCAAGGGATATGCGACCGAAGGTTCGCTCGCGCTCTTGGAGAAGGGCTTCACCGAATTCGGGGCACGGCGGATCTGGGCGGCGACCATGGCGGTGAACCTGGGATCCCGGCGGGTGATGGAGAAGATCGGGATGCGGCACGTCCGGACCTATCACGAGACCTTCGAAGACCCGATCCCCGGGACGGAGGAGGGCGAGGTCGAGTACGCCATCACGCTGGAGGAGTGGGAAGCCCGCACTCACCCGTGA